The Alosa sapidissima isolate fAloSap1 chromosome 12, fAloSap1.pri, whole genome shotgun sequence nucleotide sequence TCCCAatggcctgcacacacacacacacacggtgaacACAGTGGAGGCCATGTGTGTGAACGTATGAATACATTATGGCAGTAATCACCTTTTACAGTGAATAGAGCTATTGTTTCTttgcatttgtgtttttttgtgtggtcAGGGAaggtgtgaaatgtgtgtgtgtgtgggtgtgtggtgtgtgtgtgtgtgtgcatgtttgtgtgggttTACCTATGGTAATGTGAGgtgtgtaccggtatgtgtgtgtgtgtgtgtgtgtgtgtgtgtatgtttgtgtgtgtttacctgtggtaatgtgaggtgtgtgtgtgtgtgcgcatgtttgtgtgtgtttacctgtagtaatgtgaggtgtgtgtgtgtgcatgtttgtgtgtttagctATGGcaatgtgaggtgtgtgtgtgtgtgtgtatgtatgtttgtgtgtgtttttacctgTGGTAATGTGAGGTGTATGTAGAGGTAGACTCCTCCCATCACAGGTGGGCAATGGACTCCTGGCAGCAAACTGAGAAAGGTCCGCCCCCTCTCGACATTTTGCCTTAGAGTATTCTTATAAGACAACAACTcctactcacatgcacacacacacacacacacacacacacacacacagacacacacacacactagctgagCTGCTAAGTTGATAATTCATGATGGAAGTACCTGTATGCATTGTTGCGTGCGTGTACCTGCATATATCTGCTATGAGACGGCTCGCCAGGACACGGTGGGTTAGCCATGACATCAAGCCCAATCTGACCAATCACAGGAGGGCTGATGTCCCCAGTGAGCAAGACTTCCACGAATGGCAGCACAGCGTCATCAAAGTTGACCAGCTCCATATACCCCGCTCTCATGCCACACCTGGGAGCCACAAGTCTCTGTCATATATCCACAATTTTTGACATTGTGGCCATTTCCTGATTGGGACAACTCAGTGAAAACAACACATGAAGTGAATTTTGAAAATGACAGAATATTCTGCCATTTAGTCGGGttattgtgggcagccgtggcctactggttagcgcttcggatttgtaaccggagggttgccggtttgaaccccgaccagtaggcacggctgaagtgcccttgagcaaggcacctaactcctcactgctccccaagcgccgctgttgttgcaggcagctcactgcgccgagattggtgtgtgcttcacctcactgtgtgttcactgtgtgctgagtgtgtttcactaattcacggattgggataaatgcagggatCAAATGAGTAtattatacttacttatacatataCTATTTTTCTACGGCCAAGCCGGTAGTTTGTAGGGGCACTCATTCAAtccagttgtcatcaacttcaGAATGTGACACTTTTGCAGTTTTATGTGGCTCATCAGAATAGGTTTACTATGACATTTTTAATGAATAAATAGTCAcatggttttgttttcaaatgaagTGGCTGCATTGTTGTGAATTAATGCATTGTTGTGAATTAATCTACTTTCAACCCCATGTCTGCCATGCCAGTAGTATACTTGAGAAAGACTCACTCTCCCAGGGTGCCGTTGGAGAGGGAGTTGAGAGACGCCATCTTCACTGAGCCTGAGTAGATGGGACCCATCTCAAAGAGCACTCTCTTATAGGACAGAAACTTACAGTCCTTTCCAAACACACAGTCCTGGTAAACctggaaagaaacacacaccagTCAAGTCAGGGGTGTATTCCAAGTAGGTGGTTAAGTGACAGTAAGTTAATCCAGaggaagtggtaaacctccAAATAGAATAGCCTTTTGGCTTTGTTTAGTTTGCCTATTGAAGCTCCTGGATATTATCAGGTTCACAACTTCCTCCTTAAGGTTGCCTTACCAATGTTTCCAACTAAACCACTTACTTGGAATCATGACATGGTCACACACAGAAAGgcgctctctctttttctgtcattcattTACACATTATCATGTAAAAGTCATGTAAGAATGTTTTTTGACATGGTATGGCATTGTTAAACATGGACACACTCATCCCTACCTCATCCACCAGTAAGAGGAGGTTTTCCTCTGCTGCAAACCGTATGACATCCTGTATGGTGTTCCTGTCCTGTACGTGTCCTTCATGAAATCAAAGAAATCATGCATTGAAAATGAACTATCCTCTTTCTTTGTTCTTGCTTAGACTTTCTTAGGTAATGGTTGGTACATGATTTAATATTGAATCATTTTGATCTTTATTTGTGGTTGGACATCAACAGACATTGAAATcctaaattaaaattaaaactctcacgggggggggggggggggggggggacggacAAATTTAGAATCTGAATAAAAATGTCCGATTCGGGGGTTCTCCAACGGAACATGGTGCACCTGTATGTCAAGATTCAAGCAAAATGTTTGCATGTGAGCCTGTgaatgtatctgtgtatgtgtgtgtgtgttcaaacatatgtggtgtgatgtgcagGTGCCTGCACCTGTAGGATCTCCTGGGTTTGAGATGTAAATTGCTCTGGGGTTGCATCGCCCCCTGGAGTGCTGGATGACCCGCTGGAGCTCGTCCTTCTCCCAGGTCCAGCCCCTCTTCACCTGTAGCTTATAAGGGAGTGCCGCTAGTCCGGCGTCTTCCAAGAGCCGCGGCAGAGTGTGAGGGTGTGGTTCAGGGATCATGACCGCAGGCTGGGTTTGACCACTCCCCCACACAAGTAGCTTCAGGATGATCTTATTCGGGAAGGGGAAGCAAAATGTGTTCTCATCATGAAATAGTTATTCAAggctttactgtgtgtgtgtgtgtgtgtgtgtgtgtgtgtgtggtgtgtgtgtgtgtgtgtggtgtgtgtgtgtgtatgtgtgtgtgtgtgtgttttgtgtgtgtgtgtatgtgtgtgtgtgtgtgttttgtgtgtgtgtgtgcgtgtgtgtgtgtgtgtgtgtgtggtgtgtgtgtgtgtgtgtgtgggtgtgtgtggtgtgtgtgtgtgtatgtgtgtgtgtgtgtgttttgtgtgtgtgtgtgtgtgtgtctgtgtgtgtgacaaataatgtgtaatatgtgtgtgacaAATGAAAAATCcatgtttttatatttaaaTGGGTTCAAGAagtccacatactgtatgtgtttgtgcatgtgtgtgtgtgtaccattagTCCTCGACATGACCCAGTGGAGATGAAGATATTCTTTGGGTTAGAGGCCAGGCCCCCATCTCTCCTGGAGATGAAATTGGCCACGCTAACCTGCACACTCTTCAGCCCACACGATTCTGAGTAtgcacctaacacacacacacacacacagtcaaaccaaAGTCCAAAGTCATTCTGAAATGGTAGTTAAAATATGACTTATTATCCACCAAGACAGGCAGGTCTTTTTATTTACTGTCTGTTACATAAACCCTTTCCTGTgcctaagcacacacacacacacttaccaacaCTGCCTCCATCACAGTGTTCCAGCATCCTCTCTGCCCTCTGTCGCACATCCACTGGAAGTGTGTCATCAAGGAGGAGATCAGGATAAAGGCATGTGGCGAGGACCTAACACACACCCAATCAGACGCCGGGTTCAGAGTCAGGGAGAACTTTATTTCAAGTGTTCGAGTGTTAAACAATCAGAGAAGGCCCATGAGagacaggggcgaggaaaaactccctataattggagatacatgtaggaagaaacctcgagcagatacacaactcaagggcctgacccatctgcctagggtcagtacagaacagtaaggtctttttacatgataaatgaataggttagttaggtgtagagaaaagaggtgtatgttacaaagaggtgggatggttacatatccagtatgataatgcataaatcttatttagtgtcagaaagttcaaatagtccagtgtaggaaaTGAATTATCCAaggggattaggagttgtcatagggcaagtagtgggtcgttaggctgcgcaggccaggaatccgggcagggGGACAGCAATAGGTGATGATAGGGCAGTCATAGGGATGGGACTTCGGGTAAAATGAGGGCCAAACACaaggatggctgatgactggtaatggtaagggagaagagagagagagagatatagagtgggttagtattactataaatcaaaatgattaatatgaataggtatATCATTGGTACTATATAGTGTTATaccatagtgagaataggcagagtgagagttgagagaaagagagggaaggggagagaggggagaggaggggttgTACcgcgtgacacatgaaaagtccatgacagcactatgctatagcagcataactacgGCATGGTGAATGGTCAataccagcgcaggtatggtcagtgaccaccgtCGCACGCatgactggggtgccagtcacacaaggacacagcagggtggtccatgaGGTGGTTGAAGTTCTACActgcaccatacctaactatgggaggcactAAAGAGGTACTGTATTTTTTAAGTCAAGACTAAAAATAGGGACGGTGTCTGCTAATcgaatagagggagggagattattccagaggaggggtgcgcggTAGCAAAAAAAAGCCCTGTCACCTACTGaagtttttgagattcttgggATTACAAGAAgtccagtattctgtgatcgtagcaGTCTAGGTGGGTTGtatgggactaggagatctttgggcagccgtggcctactggttagcgctttggacttgtaactggagggttgccggttcagaaccccgaccagtaggaacggctgaagtgcacttgagcaaggccacctaacccctcactgatccccgagtgccgctgttggaGCAGGCatgctcactgcgccgggattagtgtgtgcttcacctcactgtgtgccccTGGGGGGCGCCAAATAATTTGAGGGGAGGCGCGGAAGGTTGattcaaaaaagaaggaaaaacgtttatttcatgttagaactatctatgtttttttttccaatgattatgtaattgtcaacattataaaatcgaaataaatcatagaagagatataCTAAATCTTTGGGATAGTGGAAAGTATTATTGATCCCTATCCTGAGTGAGAATGTATTGTGCCAAACTTCATAACGTAATTTAGCAACAGTGCCGCCAGCCGAGCTAGCTGCAAGTTACCAGTGAACGGTAACTGAACGGTATACCAGTGAACGGTAACTTGCAGCTCGGAGCttgagctccaagcggatttgtacgcagccttacaacactgtttacagctcttcgagtcacggtaaaatgtattttttggtacatagctaatttaaatacacttatggtgtgacgttcagaacatagtaacattgtagcatatatgacggaggtggcttttagctagatggatgacagcaggctaagaaaaatagcgatgtttcaaagctaaagttcatcagaatcttgggatacgcccgcttgacaacgggagagatagaactaacgactggcctttggccgtagctagcaaccaaagattctttgcTAGCAAAGATTCTTCTGCTAGAATCTTTGctagcaaccaaagattctagaacagagctagcaactatccatttagaactagtaacggcagtttgtcctgcaagttgagaaattagttgatatgtgtcggaagaa carries:
- the LOC121724814 gene encoding alanine aminotransferase 2-like, whose amino-acid sequence is MAPITFMRQVLATCLYPDLLLDDTLPVDVRQRAERMLEHCDGGSVGAYSESCGLKSVQVSVANFISRRDGGLASNPKNIFISTGSCRGLMIILKLLVWGSGQTQPAVMIPEPHPHTLPRLLEDAGLAALPYKLQVKRGWTWEKDELQRVIQHSRGRCNPRAIYISNPGDPTGHVQDRNTIQDVIRFAAEENLLLLVDEVYQDCVFGKDCKFLSYKRVLFEMGPIYSGSVKMASLNSLSNGTLGECGMRAGYMELVNFDDAVLPFVEVLLTGDISPPVIGQIGLDVMANPPCPGEPSHSRYMQELLSYKNTLRQNVERGRTFLSLLPGVHCPPVMGGVYLYIHLTLPQAIGRNAGPLYCGRLLEEEGVCVGLSECVCDDHSATGSCWHIRICALMPQYKLEDLLSRLGSFHLRFLQQPAQTQIGIL